The DNA window GTGGTGTCAACAAGAAATTGTTCGCGATCTTGCAGCAAAAGGGATATGCTGACATAATCATTCTAGAAGGCCGCTCGAAGCAGGGCGGTGGGGGAAGATCTGGGGTTGGACGATTGACTGTtgctattattattactattacTACTGTGATTCTTTCGGGGAGTTCTAGAACTGGTTACACTTTTGTGGCTGGCCGAGTTATTTCCGTACAAACAGTTGGACCCGACTTCTCACGCCGAGTAGGCTGAAAGGCAGGGCATTGTATGGACGGCCCAGCTTTAGTGTACTGCACGAAGGCCCGGCTGGAAAGCCACTAGCCTCATCAGGGAGATAGCAAACAATTGCTACTCCATAGTAGGTGGGGGGTCATTTCTCCGAAAAGGttaaaaaaaataaaaacgGACATTATTAGTTATGTCGTCGTTGGACAGATGGTACAGACGGTCACCGTCAGCACTAAGAACATTATTAAGTTAGACTTGTCAGAGCTCACGCTAAATCTGCCGGCAACGCACAGACACTACATACGACAGGGTTTTCCGGATATCTGGTATTCCTTTGGTAATGGTTATTGGCATCTCGGCCACACTTTTGACGACGCTCCTAACCCCGACGACGGAGACCGGTCCGGGATGACATCTCGGCCCCAACTCCTGGTGTTGGACAGGCTTGTATCAGAAGTACAACAGCTCATGCGGGCTGACATCATAGGCCCGCAATGATATCGTTCTGCATTTCCCCGACGAAACCTCGACGAAATTCGAATGTTGATGCCATGTCAACCAAAACACGCGAATCGGGTCGGGGTACTGTTTTTATGAACGTGGCTGCGACAGTATAAAAAGAATCCCTGCAATGGCTCGGCCACAATGGCTCTTGCATCAGCGGCTGCTTGGCTGGCGTGTTCCACTATGACATCATGGCTGAGACCCCTCGCTAGGATTGGACGTATCCCCTCGGGCTCAACCAGCAAAcgcaaggaagaaaagatccCCAGCCTCATATATAACCAAGGGTCCACGGGCGAACATCGGCGGTGTCGCGCGTGAGAATTTTCTGTTCTTCGGCCAAAGAATCCCATGCTGTCGTCTTCAATTGAGTGACATTGTTGTCGACCGACCAGCCAGCCCTTTTTCGTCTCCTCCCCGACACAGACCcgaaaaaaacaaagaatGTGTCCACTCCATATCGTCATCGGTGACAGCATAATCCCTCGTGTCTTAGTCCAGCGCTTCTTGCACCCCCTCCCCGCAATGAAAAAAATTAATAGGAGAGAAACCACCCCTGGTTGCCGTGTCCTTCACTGACCCCTTCGAGCGTCGGCTGTCACAGAATAATACGTCACAACCAAGGGAGGATGCAACAACTTGGGAAAAGCACATTCTTGTTCGAACACACGGTCCTCGAGGGCCCAGACCGTTCGTCAAACCGGGTCATGCCCGGTTGCAGTCCAATGCATTCTTCCCTCCCCGCCCTTGGATGGACAGGGCAAGACTGGATCAAGCAGGATCGGGCAGACCGATCCTGATGCTATGCGAACTGGATTGATTGCATTTCTGTCGCCACTTTTTTTTATGGTTTAAACCAACaaaaggcaaaaaaaaaaaaaaaaaaacccgCAGTGTGTTCAGCCGGTCGTTTAACTTACCGCTGTCTGGACGAGGTGGAGATGTCCGCGTTTCTTGTGTGCTCGCTAACCACAGGTTCGACTGGGTCTGGACAGGATGAGCACGGATGGTTTCCACGTGTGGCAGGCAGCGCAGAACCCGGACGAGTGACGTCCCTGGCGCTGGGATCGGCGGCCCCAATGATGTCGTGTCCGCGGCATgtcccccctcccccctgCCAGACCTCATTTTCTAGCCTAGCCTAGTCGGTTGAGACAGCGGCGGAATTATTATTTTAGCCTCGTAGAGTATGTCCTATTTCGGGGGCAGGATGACCCCTCATCCCGCGGCTGTTTTGCTGGAAAGCAAACTGTAGTTCCACTGGTTCAGCGCGTGATGCCCGGAAGGGAAACAGAGGTCCTGATCCTCGCCGGCTCTCGGTTCTCTCGTCAGGGTGGCCCTTCCTCGATGGTGGAGTATCCCGCCTGATGATTGTGTCAGAACTGGCCGACAGTACTGTAGTGGAAACAGACGAGAGTCATGGGGAGGCAAGGCTGGGAGCATAAGAAGAAATGCCCCATTTGGACGAACCCGACGGAGTGCCGGAATGGGACACTAAATTTGGTGGAGTCCGGCCAATGGACACATTTTGGGAGATCAGAGATAGATCGATCAAAGGAGAACAGGATGTATGTAGTTGAGTGTCCAGAGGAATCAGTCGGCTACCTAGGCGGATTATCAATACGGGCCTTCGGTCATTTTGACGCGCCcctccacttcttccctttcctctttctctctctcttttctttcccctaGCTATGAACTAATCCATCCCTACCCTACTATCTCCACTAGTTCCCTTCGCCGTGAGTGCCGATTGTCCTCCTCTCCTGCCTTACCCACCCAAACCCAACCAACActttcccccctcccttcttAACTTCCACTCTTTGAttccccccctcccccttcccgtcttttttcctttgtcttcttttttggttctttTCCTTCGCCGCCTCCTGGTTCCCCGGACCATCTGATACCCCCGGGGCTGGTTGTGAACTGAAGCTCCGACGTAGCTTCGAGGGGTTttgaaaaataaaaagaaaggtGGGATGAACAAACCCTGACCGGCGGACTACTGCCCCTCCTTCATTCTACACGTTGCTACACGCGACACCCGATTGATTGATTcctcatttttctttttccttcaTTTTCCCTTTGGCTGCCGGTGCGCTCATCCCTCCCTCAATAAACCCCCGCCTCCGGTGCCTGTCGGTGCCTCCCGTCGAAAGTGCCTGATACACGCCTTCCCTCCCACAcgtctctctcctccaatTAGCCATAtccttttcccttcttcctttcatcatcttccccaaCCACCCTGTCCCTCACCCCTACGCGCCGCTTCTCACAGTCAGCGCCTGCTTCCCTTCCCTATCCACCCTGACTGTCAGTTCATGCATTCCTCCCTGTCGGACACGATGCAAGAGTGATCTTATCAATCTGCATCATGCACTTCCCTGCTCCACCCTCATCTTCTTgcctctcctccttgccTTGCTCTGTAATCCCCCTGTGTATAAGGCAGATCGTCCACTAAAGCCCAAGTACTGCGCCAGATCGGTTCGCCCCGGCCGATCTCATTCTTCCTATCTGTTTACTCGTCACAGTTGATCTCAAAGCATTATGGATTGCAGGCTAACGGAGATCCAAAGCAGAGGCCATTCAGCACCAAGACTGGCAAGGCCAATAATCGGTGCTCAAAAACAAGTGTGAAAAGTCGCTTTTGCAATTCTCAAACCACAACATGGCTCCCGCCGACACCAAGAAGGCAGAGGAACCTGTATGTCTTTGTGTTGCCATCCTATCAAATCCAGACTGACATCCATGCacaggccaagaagcaggGTCCGCCCAAGCTGTCAGATGTCAAAGATATTATCGATGAGAGCACCTTTGAGCAAATCCtcgagatggatgatgaggacgaccGTGATTTCAGCAAGGGCATTGTCTATGGTTTCTTTgaccaggccaaggccaCCTTTAAGAAAATGGAGGATGCACTGTATGCGTTGTGTCATTTTCCTTTCTCTGAAATCACAGCTGACTTTTCCCAACAGGACGAAAAAGGACCTTAAGGAGCTTTCTTCTTTAGGCCACTTTCTCAAGGGCTCATCTGCTACCCTGGGCCTgaccaaggtcaaggacTCCTGTGAGAAGATCCAACATTACGGCGCCGGCAAGGACGAggctggggttgttgacgagcccgacgacgAAGTCTCCCTGAAGCACATCCAGACCACTCTCACAGACGTCGAGGCCGATTACGCCGAAGTCGAGAAATTCTTGCGCCGATTTTACGGAGAAGAGGTGAAGCCtgaggaagaagataaaaaggaggagaaaaaggagacaaagaaggaggagcccaccacctccaagaaggagaaggagactAAGAAATAGTCGTGGCCCACGCGAGGCGGTTTTGTTTTCTCACCTTTCCctgttcctttttctttcttcagcGCAGGATGGAGCATTGCGATGGCTTTTTCTGGTTTCTGGTTTTCTTGACGTACATACAATCCCGCaatctctcttcctccccttctccaacctcCCAGACTGgatctttcttctcctcggaATCTGCCGTTTGAGGCAGGTCTGAAGGAATCGCAACGAGACTTACACCCCACCCCCAAATGCCAAGGAGACTACAGTCAAAGATGCGGAAATCCGAGCGTCTCTGTCTAGCTATGCTGCTTCTGTGCTGTGCCTCCTCGAAAAAACGAGTACATATCCGTAGGTCCCGAATGGCCCAAACCGCCGCATATTTGGCTGGAATAGCCGCCGTAAACCCAGATGCCAGTTTAAACTCACGCCCGGCCCAACAGATCAGCACCGCGAGGCGTCGATTGGCGCTCCCTGCAAGGCTTCCTTCGGCGCCACTTACGTGAGGCTCAAGTGCGCCCCGATAAGCTTGATTCGACCTGTCCCGGATCGAGAGCTAAGGCACACGACCTGCACAATCGAAGCTAACAGTCGATCGCAGGAGCCGATCGCCCCCCGATTTAGTTAccttcaataataatgctGCTAAGTACTACATCTATTGGTGTAATAGTTATCCTCGATATGCTGACATGATCCGTCCGCTCTACTACTGTCTTTTACTGAACGTCCCCGGTGAGGGCACAAAAAGCAGAGCCGCAGACAACAAACGCAGCTCCAAACTGACAGTTGGCATTCGGCCTAGGAATCGGGATCCGCCTGGCATTTTTAGAAACGGGTGTCGGGAACCTGCAGTGGCCAGAGCTCCTTCCTACTGCTATTTCTCGGCTCGAGTTCTAGActgctcctcttccctttTACAGTGTCACGGCAGTCTGTCTGGGGACAATAACGACAAGGACGGGACTTGGCAGAACTAGAAACAGATTCTCAATACCCGTTCTCGAACGGAAGGATCTCATGTCTTTCGTTGaactttttttcttggttGTCACTTGACGTGGCAATTATCTGGTCTCTCTGGATAAAAGTGACCATGATCCAATTTGTTGCTTGAACCTGTGTACGAGACAGACATATTTGAAGTGGCTGTGATTTGTTTTGGCTTTGCGTCCTCTCCCAAGCGGCTCTGCGGCTACGAGCTACGAGACAAACGAGCTACCTACCTAGAATCGAGTCAAGGCGTGCTTTCCCACACCGAGTGAGCTAGATAAGGATAACGGCTATGCAGAGCTGAAATGCAGGCAGGAGCAAATAGACCGTTTTGGCCGGGAAATTGCCTCCCATTGCATCCGggcctggcggcggcgggtcCGGCGCCTTGTTGCACTACAGCTCCAACGGGCCTTGTTTTTATACAGGCTGGATGCCTTGACAGTAATATCGGCCAGGCGCATTTCTTATTCTTGTCCTTAGTGTTTTCCTGGGGCCTCTGAGGAGTCTGGATTACTTATCGAGGCTCGACTTCGAGATCAGCAGACACTGTTGACACGGCTAGTGTACAGCTGCAGGTATCTGTATTTAGTCCTCAAATTAGAATTTCCTAATTTCGGATATGCACTTGCCCGTATCCACGGCGCGGAGACATCCCTAGCCCAGTCAGTCAAGATATCCATCAAATTGCTTGCACTATACCTGCCATCCGACAGACACAGAATCGACGCCAATCTAGCCTCGACGGATACTTCACCGTGCATACAATCAGACATATATCTGTCTGTCATCTGTCTGTCTCGGATAGCAGACTCGACACTCTTCGGCGGACTCCCTCAACAGTCAGCGCGTCTTGAGCGATGACGCTAAGTCCTCGACCCCATCTTCCTGACTGCTCCTCGGATCCTCTGTTTGTTTCGCCCGGATGAATACACGCTCTCCTACCCCTCTAGAGTACACCGTTTGTCTCCCAAAGAATGAAGAGGGTCCCAAGGAATTAGTCCCTGCTAAATACCACTCGGAGCTCTTATTGATCTGGCGtgagctgctgggccaggGTTGGAAGTTGAAAGGCGCAGGCGTGGTTGGCGAACAGGCGCATATTGTACAACCCTACTCCATACAGAGATCCGCTAATATTCTCTCATCTCCAGCCAGATTCGGTCTACAGACCTTCTCCCTGCAGACAAGCTCTATCTTTCCCCGCCCCTCTGCACTCTGCCCTGCCCTGCTGGTACATGCATATACAACCAAGCGCACCAAAAGCAGGAGAGGTCGAGCAGCTTTCACGTCCAGCAGCCTCGACAACACGAA is part of the Penicillium psychrofluorescens genome assembly, chromosome: 4 genome and encodes:
- a CDS encoding uncharacterized protein (ID:PFLUO_006679-T1.cds;~source:funannotate); amino-acid sequence: MAPADTKKAEEPAKKQGPPKLSDVKDIIDESTFEQILEMDDEDDRDFSKGIVYGFFDQAKATFKKMEDALTKKDLKELSSLGHFLKGSSATLGLTKVKDSCEKIQHYGAGKDEAGVVDEPDDEVSLKHIQTTLTDVEADYAEVEKFLRRFYGEEVKPEEEDKKEEKKETKKEEPTTSKKEKETKK